The Solidesulfovibrio fructosivorans JJ] DNA segment TGGGGTTGTCGAACACATAGCGCGGCGTCTGGAGGATCGGGGCCACGCCGAAGAAAAAGGAGAAGAGCGTGTGGGCGACCACGGACGAGACAACGGCGGGCAGCAGCGCTTCGGCCTCGAAGTCCTCGGAATAGAGCACTTCCACGGCGGTGATGGCGCCGCCGAGGGGGGCGCGGAAAATGGCCCCGAGGCCGCCGGCCGCCCCGGCCAGCAGCAGGATGCGGCGCTGGCGGGTGGTCAGATGCAGCAGCCGGGCCAGAAACGAGCCCAGGCCCGCGCCGAGCTGGGAGATGGGACCTTCCTGGCCGGCCGAGCCGCCCGAGGCGATGGTGCAGATGGCCGTGGCGCCTTTGATGATCGGCACGAGCGGGCGGATGATGCCGGATTTTTTGTGGAAAGCCCTGATCATGGCATCGGTGCCGTCGGTGACGCCGCTCATGGCCTCGGGAATGAATTTGGTCGCCAGCAGGCCGGTAATGAGCCCCACGCTGGTGGTGAAGACCGGGATGAGCCAGGGACGGTAGGGGCCGGGCAGGGTCTGCTCTATGGCCTCGCCGGCCGGGTGGGGCAGGGACAGCCCGGCCAGACTCACCTGGAGGAAGTTTTGCAGTTTGTCGAGGCCGAGGAAAAACAGCACGGCCAGGGTGCCGGAGCCAAGGCCGGCGACGACCCCGAGCACCAGCCAGCGCATGAGGCTGATGCGGTTGTAGCGGCGGGTGAGGCTTCGCCAGAAAACGCGGGGTCTGCGAAAGATCGAGGGAGCGATTTTTTTCTGCGGTGGCGTGGGTTCCATGGTGCGGCTTTGGGTCAGGGCCTTGCATCGGGCGCGGCCAGGATCATCCGGGCCAGGCCGATGTCTTCCCGTATGCGGGCGGCCAGTTCGTCGGGACCGGAGAATTTTTTCTCGGAGCGGATGCGCTGCACGAAATGGACCCTGATGGGCTCTCCGTAAATCTTGCCTTTGAAATCGAGGACGTGGGCTTCGACGGACATCTCGAATTCCCCGAAGGTGGGGTTCTTGCCGATGTTGGCCACGCCCGGCCGGATGACGCCGCCGAACTCGACCCAGACCGCGTAGACGCCGGTCAGGGGTACGAGTTCGTCCTTGAAGGACAGGTTGGCGGTGGGAAAGCCGAGCTTGCGGCCGCGTTTCTGGCCGTGGGCGACCAGGCCGCGCACCTGGTGGAAGCGGCCGAGCAGGGGGCGCGCGTCCCAGACCTTGCCGGCCTGGACCATGTCGCGGATGCGGGTGGAGGAGACCACCGCGCCGTTTATGATGACCGGGTCGAGGCGTTCGACGGTAAAGCCCAGGTTTTGGCCGAGGGCGGTGAGCAGATCGAAGTTGCCGCGCCGGCCTTTGCCGAAGGCGTAATCGTAGCCGATGACGAGGTGGCGCAGGCTGAGTCCTTCGACCAGGGCCTCGCGCACGAAGTCCTCGGGCTCGCGGGCGGCCACTTCGCGGGTAAACGGCAGGACCACGGCCACCTGTATTCCCTGGGCCTCGATGCATTCGAGTTTTTGCTCGGTCGAGGTGATGGCCGGCGGGGCGGCGCTGCCGAGCAGCACCTGCCGGGGGTGGGGATCGAAGGTCAAAGCGACGCTGACCAGGGAGGCGGCGGCGGCCCGGTCGCACACACGCTGGAGCAGCTTGGCGTGGCCCATATGCACGCCGTCGAAATTACCGATGGTCAGGCATACGCCGTTTAAGGCGTCGTGGATGTCCGCGATGCGGGTAACGACAATCATGGGGTGGTCCGGCGGGCGGTTGTGGTTGCGCCTCGCCCGCGGCACGTCTGGTGCTACCTTAAAAGAGAGGCGGCTTCAACCGGGGAGATTTTGGGCTTCGAACAAAAAAAAGCGGGCAAACGCGATTTTTTACTTGCCAAGACCGGCCCGCTTTTATAAAAGCTGTCTTCCGCACTGCCGAAGTGGTGGAATTGGTAGACACGCTAGGTTCAGGGTCTAGTTCCCGCAAGGGAGTGGGAGTTCGAGTCTCCCCTTCGGCACCAAGATTTCAAAGGGTTCAAGCTGTGATGGCTTGAACCCTTTTATCTTTTTCAGGGGTAAGAGACGGCCGGCAATCGCCCCCCAGCGTTGAAACCTTTTCAATGATAGAAGCTGGGATCTGGTGCAAGGCGTTGGTACAAAAATACCAACTGCGGGAGGCCCCTATGTGGGATTCCCAATAGCGAACGGAATTTATTTGATTTTGTATGTGTGTATTTCATATTTGCTGTTCGCATAAGAGTATTTGTATTTCTCGTCTCCTCTCAAGAAGTCGTATGAAAGAAAATTTGTTGCGGATGCAATGTCGATAATATCTGCCACCAACAAAGCCGAACCAGGCCCGAAACGTTTAAAATCCATGGTATACGCCGAATTCCATAGACTGACGGTTCTGTCCGAGTAAAAAAGCATATTATACGCCAAAATTGTTTTGCCTAAAGACATCGTAGACAAGAACATCGGAAAGCCCTCTGCCGCCAGCCCTTTGACAAATTTTCTTCTCCGCTGATCTTCGAATTTGCCTCTTGATCCTTTGGCTCGTCATTCACGATCATGGATATCCATCAATGTATCAAGATTCACATCTTTTGGAGAAACTCGGTGCCGCAACGTGGCGCCATCGCGAACAAGACGACGGAGATCCCGGTTCGCTTGCTTGCGAGTTTCGGAAGAATGCAACCAGCCCGTTGGATCTTTTCCGATGCTGGCAATATCAAGCGAATGACCAAGTACACCTTCAACGAATTCAAGGTGATTTGTTCTCTTTAATGCTTTAACCAATGGATCGCTCGGAAGGATATTCCACAACAACTTTGTATTGTACTTGGTTTCGCTCACTAAGTATTCTGCGATACAGGCAGAGATTGAGGACGTGTCGCCAGTGAATATGCTTCCGGTAATATCCGCCGCATTATAACACAATGTTCGTAATGCGCCATCGTGTGCCATTAACGGCAGCACTAACGCATTGTTGGCATCTCGAGCGACTAAAATAAAAGTGTTTGAGACGTCATTGTAACTGGTCAGCCAGGACCTCGCCCAAGCCAACCGTTGAAACGGTGTAAAGTTCTCAGTTGAATTTTCAATATGGCGCCAAATATCCGTGCCGTCGCTATCCTTCATGATATCATTGTACACATCGATTCTCATATCGCGAATAATGTTCCTCTGAAAAGTTCCCTTTGGTGGACTCAATCTTTTTACCGGAGAGCTGCCAGTCTGACATATATAAAACTGAAATGAATGAAAAGACAAGCTGACGCTAAAGGAATATCCGCAAAGATTGCGGACAGCAAAGAATAATTGCTGATAGTTGCAAACAGACAACATAACGTAGGCATTGTGACAATTGCTGTAGCAACAATATTTCTGCTTTGCCTGGTGATGCTCTTTTCAAACAGGACAAATGCATAGGATGTGTCAAACGGGCCATAAAAGAAGGGGAAACCGTTTGTGCGGCGAAGCAGTGAGAGAACTCCCACGTTGGCGACGCCTGAAAAGAGAGCGGGCTGTCACACCGGAAACCCCGGATGGCAGCCCGCTCTTTTGAGGGACGAACGCGGTTGTCCCATGCCGCGTGTCCCCGCCTGATATCCGCCGAGCGACAGCCCGTCAGCCCTCCGTGCCGCCCGGGGCCGCGTCGCCGGTCGCATCCGAAGGCATGGCCGCGCGCGACACCACATGGAACGGGGAAATGTCGGCATCGAGGCCCACTTTCGACTCGGACGATTCCTTGGCCACGCGCAGGGCGGTCAGCGTCCCCACCCGGCGCAGCTTCGGGTCGAGCAGGGCCAGCTCGTCGCCCTCCCGTATGCCGTGCTCGCTGCCCAG contains these protein-coding regions:
- a CDS encoding bifunctional riboflavin kinase/FAD synthetase, translating into MIVVTRIADIHDALNGVCLTIGNFDGVHMGHAKLLQRVCDRAAAASLVSVALTFDPHPRQVLLGSAAPPAITSTEQKLECIEAQGIQVAVVLPFTREVAAREPEDFVREALVEGLSLRHLVIGYDYAFGKGRRGNFDLLTALGQNLGFTVERLDPVIINGAVVSSTRIRDMVQAGKVWDARPLLGRFHQVRGLVAHGQKRGRKLGFPTANLSFKDELVPLTGVYAVWVEFGGVIRPGVANIGKNPTFGEFEMSVEAHVLDFKGKIYGEPIRVHFVQRIRSEKKFSGPDELAARIREDIGLARMILAAPDARP
- a CDS encoding GNAT family N-acetyltransferase, which produces MRIDVYNDIMKDSDGTDIWRHIENSTENFTPFQRLAWARSWLTSYNDVSNTFILVARDANNALVLPLMAHDGALRTLCYNAADITGSIFTGDTSSISACIAEYLVSETKYNTKLLWNILPSDPLVKALKRTNHLEFVEGVLGHSLDIASIGKDPTGWLHSSETRKQANRDLRRLVRDGATLRHRVSPKDVNLDTLMDIHDRE